From Tripterygium wilfordii isolate XIE 37 chromosome 13, ASM1340144v1, whole genome shotgun sequence, the proteins below share one genomic window:
- the LOC120012119 gene encoding uncharacterized protein LOC120012119, which yields MQEGRVVNFNPIYNKFKLCQGTFYPKPLGDSLTWVIEKHPIEDGECSKKSSCYEMLVDLPYHVLVLIGKKLTIADHLSFRAVCKDWRLVSKICRPLQFTTESLWLMFLRNPRRKSAQWKIYTTAQT from the exons ATGCAGGAGGGGAGAGTCGTCAATTTCAACCCGATCTACAACAAATTTAAGCTTTGTCAGG GTACTTTTTATCCCAAACCCCTTGGTGATTCACTGACTTGGGTTATAGAAAAGCATCCTATTGAAGATGGAGAATGCAGCAAAAAGAGTTCATGCTATGAGATGCTGGTCGATCTACCGTATCACGTCCTGGTCCTGATAGGAAAGAAACTGACCATTGCTGATCATCTTTCTTTTCGTGCTGTTTGTAAGGACTGGCGTTTGGTGTCAAAAATTTGCCGCCCACTGCAATTTACAACCGAATCACTTTGGCTCATGTTCTTAAGAAACCCAAGAAGAAAAtctgctcaatggaagatttaTACCACAGCGCAAACCTGA
- the LOC120012869 gene encoding diaminopimelate epimerase, chloroplastic-like, which produces MAIAAVISLSITPSQALGSLPHLNTLRSLPSSSSSSSYSTLRFSSIRSNVSLRSTNFQVRASSMSIEAPGRVSPASFLDKRETGFLHFVKYHGLGNDFILVDNRDSTEPKITPEQAVKLCDRNFGIGADGVIFAMPGTAGTNYTMRIFNSDGTEPEMCGNGVRCLAKFIAELENLQGKQRFTFHTGAGLIVPEIEDDGRVKVDMGEPILKALDVPTRLSPNKDQAVVKSELVVDGVTWNVTCVSMGNPHCVTFGIKEGQSLQVDKLNLAQIGPKFEHHDMFPARTNTEFVQVCSRSHLKMRVWERGAGATLACGTGACATVVAAVLEGQANRNCTVDLPGGPLEIEWREEDNHVYMTGPAEVVFYGSVPL; this is translated from the exons ATGGCCATAGCCGCCGTCATCTCTCTATCCATCACGCCCTCCCAAGCTCTCGGCTCTCTTCCCCACCTCAACACCCTCCGATCTctgccttcttcttcttcgtcctcGTCTTATTCGACTCTTCGTTTTAGTTCTATCAGATCGAACGTTTCTTTGAGGAGCACCAACTTCCAAGTGCGTGCATCGTCAATGAGCATTGAAGCTCCCGGTAGAGTATCACCGGCTTCGTTTCTTGACAAAAGAGAGACCGGATTCCTTCACTTTGTTAAGTACCACGGCCTAGGCAACGACTTCATTCTG GTTGATAATAGAGACTCAACAGAACCTAAGATCACTCCAGAGCAAGCTGTGAAGTTATGCGATCGCAACTTTGGCATTGGTGCTGATGGAGTGATATTTGCCATGCCTGGAACTGCCGGCACCAATTATACGATGAGGATCTTCAACTCTGATGGCACCGAGCCAGAGATGTGCGGTAATGGTGTTCGATGCCTGGCCAAATTCATTGCTGAGCTCGAAAATTTACAGGGGAAGCAAAGGTTTACATTTCATACAGGAGCCGGTCTAATTGTTCCTGAAATTGAAGACGATGGTAGGGTTAAGGTTGATATGGGGGAACCTATACTTAAAGCATTGGATGTGCCCACGAGATTATCTCCAAATAAAGATCAAGCTGTTGTTAAATCTGAACTGGTCGTAGACGGAGTTACCTGGAATGTGACTTGTGTTAGCATGGGAAACCCTCACTGTGTGACCTTTGGGATCAAAGAAGGACAG AGCTTGCAGGTTGACAAACTAAATTTAGCTCAAATTGGTCCCAAGTTTGAGCATCATGATATGTTCCCAGCTCGAACCAACACAG AGTTTGTGCAAGTTTGCTCTCGTTCGCACCTAAAGATGCGTGTTTGGGAGCGAGGGGCAG GAGCAACGTTGGCCTGTGGAACTGGAGCTTGTGCAACAGTTGTTGCGGCAGTCCTCGAAGGTCAAGCTAACCGA AATTGCACGGTTGATCTCCCTGGAGGGCCACTGGAGATTGAGTGGAGGGAAGAAGACAACCATGTGTACATGACAGGCCCAGCTGAAGTAGTATTTTATGGATCAGTGCCCCTATGA